A window of the Cellvibrio sp. pealriver genome harbors these coding sequences:
- a CDS encoding PilX N-terminal domain-containing pilus assembly protein, giving the protein MKFSAKSPKANENGAVLLVGLIMVLLIAIVSLAAIRGTGLQEGMAGNMRDRNIAFQAAESALRQGESVVMQAALPLFNGKDGLHFDLNKTPADSVASFTDEKWADETNWVKKITSDLTWVASEPVYIVEELNSDIGKEAAISGSGIDQESLSFETVPYRASARGVGASTDTVVILQSYLKRIPD; this is encoded by the coding sequence ATGAAGTTTTCAGCAAAATCGCCCAAGGCAAATGAAAACGGAGCTGTGTTGCTGGTAGGGTTGATAATGGTGCTTTTGATTGCCATTGTGAGTCTTGCTGCTATTCGGGGAACTGGATTGCAGGAAGGAATGGCGGGAAACATGCGCGACAGAAATATTGCTTTCCAGGCTGCTGAATCTGCTTTGCGGCAAGGTGAGTCTGTTGTTATGCAGGCGGCGCTGCCGCTTTTTAATGGAAAAGATGGTTTGCATTTCGACTTGAATAAAACACCTGCAGATTCTGTTGCTTCGTTTACCGATGAAAAGTGGGCCGATGAAACGAATTGGGTCAAAAAAATAACATCCGACTTAACATGGGTTGCCAGTGAACCGGTATACATAGTGGAAGAACTGAACTCTGATATTGGCAAAGAGGCAGCTATTTCAGGCAGTGGAATAGATCAGGAAAGCCTTTCTTTTGAAACCGTTCCTTATCGCGCATCTGCTCGTGGGGTTGGTGCAAGCACGGATACTGTTGTAATTCTCCAATCGTATTTAAAACGCATTCCTGATTAA
- a CDS encoding PilW family protein, with amino-acid sequence MRKQAGLSLVELMISITLGLVLMAGVVQMFLSSKRVFITQQGMSRIQETGRLGIEFMSRDIRAAARYGCLRSDPATNNVILQDGDLDLGGLHTDFAEGVRGYDSAEDLPNGAEEDLGLAEERIDEDESIIVLRSAADVGFPVNNTSNGTQVFAYTSATAVTDNCVGDICKNKAVIVSDCYSSRVFQVTDLSVAANTLTITHAPGWGGDAAKQLEIFSEGEVAPVTTTVYFIAEGAGGQPSLWQRKNDENALELLEGVERMRITYAPRATIVNPNPTYSLAADIDATEWPLINSVRVELLVRSLENNVQEDPQSYTFGDVLVDPAEADPDDRYLRQVFTTTIGIRSREN; translated from the coding sequence GATCTCTATTACATTAGGCTTGGTATTAATGGCCGGTGTGGTGCAGATGTTTTTATCGAGCAAGAGGGTATTTATCACCCAGCAAGGCATGTCCAGAATTCAGGAAACAGGGCGATTGGGCATTGAATTTATGTCGCGTGATATACGTGCTGCTGCACGCTATGGTTGTTTGCGCTCCGACCCTGCGACTAACAACGTGATTTTGCAGGATGGTGACTTGGATCTTGGTGGTCTTCACACTGATTTCGCTGAAGGTGTGAGGGGATATGATTCTGCAGAGGATTTGCCCAATGGCGCAGAGGAAGATCTGGGGCTTGCAGAAGAAAGGATAGATGAAGACGAAAGTATTATTGTTTTACGCTCCGCAGCTGATGTTGGTTTTCCAGTCAATAACACCAGTAATGGCACTCAGGTTTTTGCTTATACCAGCGCAACTGCAGTAACTGACAATTGCGTGGGTGATATTTGTAAAAACAAAGCCGTGATTGTGAGTGATTGTTACTCGTCGCGCGTTTTTCAGGTAACAGATTTATCGGTTGCTGCAAATACACTGACGATTACCCATGCCCCGGGATGGGGGGGTGATGCCGCAAAACAGCTGGAGATTTTCTCTGAAGGAGAAGTCGCTCCTGTTACCACTACCGTTTATTTTATTGCCGAGGGGGCTGGTGGTCAGCCAAGTTTGTGGCAAAGAAAAAATGATGAGAATGCTCTTGAATTGCTCGAAGGTGTTGAACGGATGCGCATTACATACGCACCAAGAGCAACGATTGTTAATCCAAACCCTACTTATAGTCTTGCTGCAGACATTGATGCTACAGAATGGCCATTAATTAATTCGGTTAGAGTTGAATTGTTAGTTCGCAGTTTGGAAAACAATGTGCAAGAAGATCCGCAGTCTTACACATTTGGTGATGTATTGGTTGACCCTGCAGAGGCAGATCCGGACGATCGCTACTTACGTCAGGTGTTTACGACCACTATTGGTATTCGTAGTCGTGAAAATTAA